The Chitinophaga sp. H8 genome contains a region encoding:
- a CDS encoding TonB-dependent receptor: protein MKYIFILLAGLLLPLLSWAVNIEEPDGFGIVKGTVVTTDNQPAAQVSVQLGDNGRRAVTNERGEFVIRKVKPGNYTIQVMLLGHEPIRQQITVEANETVTLTFQLKANDKELKEVIITGNQNRFANKESGYVARLPIKNLENPQVYNVISKELMQEQMTVDYKAALRNIPGGAVSVGGVNNGITYQILRGFWVTSQIRNGMAALQSGGIDPVNVERVEVLKGPSGTLFGSSLISFGGFSNLVTKKPFDAVKGEITYTTGQWGLNRLTADINTPLNSDHSLLMRVNAAAHTEHSFQSYGGSRNIALAPSFSYKVNDRLTLNLDAELYRVQRSTMPAYSFTGTTFKNIKDMPLDYFQSINSSDPLLNQGNVNVYAQATYKISSSWTSSTQFASGAATFTNSNYLWPTKWFNDSMIVRSFAAERGSVNRAIQFQQNFTGDFRIFNLRNRMVAGVEVHTTNNKGLDYGTLLYDTINIQHTIKPMSLERINSIVAGVGSPNQTVTRQNRYSAYVSDMLNLTDQLMVMLSLRADRFENKGTSTNGKPVPEGSTYGQTSLSPKLGIVYQPLKDKVAVFANYMNGFQNMAPIKQPDQATLILKPQYGNQLEVGTKLDIIRHKLTGTLSYYYIKLNNAVRNDPDRQGFSVQDGTQVSKGFEADIVANPLPGLNIVAGYGYNNFEYTKANKNVEGTSNGLPQHVGNGWVSYRFSGNALNGLGLGFGGNYMSELYPNNEAGGLTKPAYTRLDATVFYEQAQFRIGLKVNNLANERYWGINNDPQPPRHINGSLAYKF from the coding sequence ATGAAATACATCTTTATACTTTTAGCAGGCCTTTTGTTACCACTGCTTTCCTGGGCTGTGAATATAGAAGAGCCGGACGGCTTTGGTATTGTAAAAGGCACCGTTGTTACTACCGATAATCAGCCTGCGGCGCAGGTGTCTGTTCAGTTGGGCGATAATGGCAGGCGTGCTGTAACAAACGAGCGGGGTGAGTTTGTAATCCGGAAGGTAAAGCCTGGCAATTACACCATACAGGTCATGCTGCTGGGACATGAGCCAATCCGGCAACAGATCACCGTGGAGGCTAATGAAACAGTAACACTGACTTTTCAGTTGAAAGCCAACGACAAGGAGTTGAAGGAAGTGATTATAACCGGCAACCAGAATCGCTTTGCCAATAAGGAGAGCGGCTATGTAGCCCGCCTGCCTATCAAGAACCTGGAGAACCCACAGGTGTACAACGTGATCTCAAAAGAGCTGATGCAGGAACAAATGACGGTGGATTACAAGGCTGCCCTGCGTAATATTCCTGGTGGGGCCGTAAGCGTGGGCGGTGTCAACAACGGCATTACCTACCAGATCCTTCGTGGATTCTGGGTTACGAGCCAGATCCGTAACGGCATGGCCGCACTGCAATCCGGTGGTATAGACCCCGTGAATGTGGAGCGGGTGGAAGTGCTGAAGGGGCCTTCTGGTACCTTATTCGGCTCCAGCCTTATTTCCTTTGGCGGATTCTCTAACCTTGTTACTAAAAAGCCGTTTGATGCGGTAAAAGGGGAGATCACCTATACTACTGGCCAATGGGGACTGAACAGGCTTACTGCCGATATCAATACCCCGCTGAACAGCGATCACTCTTTGCTGATGCGTGTAAACGCCGCCGCACACACGGAGCATAGCTTTCAATCCTATGGTGGAAGCCGTAATATAGCACTGGCACCAAGTTTCAGCTATAAAGTGAACGACCGCCTTACCCTGAACCTCGATGCAGAACTGTATCGTGTGCAACGTAGCACTATGCCTGCCTATTCATTTACCGGCACTACTTTCAAGAATATTAAAGACATGCCACTGGATTATTTCCAGTCTATCAACAGCAGCGACCCATTGCTCAATCAGGGTAATGTGAATGTGTATGCACAGGCAACATATAAAATATCTTCCAGTTGGACTTCTTCTACTCAATTTGCTTCCGGGGCAGCTACCTTCACCAACAGCAATTACCTCTGGCCCACCAAGTGGTTCAATGATTCCATGATCGTGCGCAGCTTTGCTGCAGAACGGGGAAGCGTAAACAGGGCTATCCAGTTCCAGCAAAACTTTACCGGTGACTTCCGCATCTTTAATCTGCGCAACAGGATGGTAGCAGGAGTAGAGGTACATACTACCAATAATAAAGGGTTGGACTATGGTACGCTGCTGTATGATACTATTAACATCCAACATACTATTAAACCGATGTCTCTGGAGCGGATCAATAGTATTGTGGCAGGTGTTGGTTCTCCAAATCAAACGGTTACCAGGCAAAACCGTTACAGCGCGTATGTTTCCGACATGCTGAATCTCACCGATCAGCTGATGGTAATGCTTAGCCTTCGTGCAGACCGGTTTGAGAACAAAGGTACGTCCACCAATGGAAAACCTGTACCGGAAGGCAGTACCTATGGACAAACATCCTTGTCGCCCAAACTTGGGATAGTATACCAGCCTTTAAAAGATAAAGTGGCTGTATTCGCAAATTATATGAATGGCTTTCAGAACATGGCACCTATCAAACAGCCAGACCAGGCCACGCTTATCCTCAAACCACAATATGGTAACCAGCTGGAAGTGGGTACCAAACTGGACATTATCCGCCATAAGCTCACCGGCACCCTTTCCTACTATTATATTAAACTCAATAATGCAGTAAGAAACGATCCGGACAGGCAGGGATTTTCTGTACAGGACGGCACACAGGTATCTAAAGGATTTGAGGCGGATATTGTGGCTAATCCTTTGCCAGGGCTTAATATTGTAGCCGGTTACGGGTATAATAATTTCGAGTATACGAAAGCTAATAAAAATGTGGAAGGCACCAGTAACGGACTTCCTCAGCATGTAGGCAATGGCTGGGTGAGTTACCGGTTCTCTGGAAATGCACTGAATGGTTTGGGATTAGGTTTCGGGGGTAACTATATGAGTGAGTTGTATCCCAACAATGAAGCGGGTGGGCTCACCAAACCAGCTTACACCCGGCTTGATGCCACCGTATTTTATGAGCAGGCTCAGTTCCGCATCGGACTGAAAGTAAATAATCTGGCTAATGAGCGGTATTGGGGTATCAATAATGATCCTCAACCGCCCCGTCATATTAACGGGAGTTTAGCGTATAAGTTTTAA
- a CDS encoding glycoside hydrolase family 95 protein codes for MKINLLFLTVLFLLPLSSFSQQQSVPVYNDYTLWYRQPAENWNEALPIGNGRLGAMVFGNPGEANIQLNEETVWSGGPNNNIKPDMRNVIPVIRKLLFEKKYKEAQDLTNKMVQGNSNNGMAYQPVGDLLVNFPGHEKFHDYTRALDISKAVASVRYKVRDVGFKREIFSSFPDQVIVMRLTADKPGMITCQLRMNSPQKHQVNTTKKNELVLSGVSGDLEGQAGKVKFSAQVRVKTSGGKNTVTDSSVVIKEADTATIYISIATNFRSYNDLTGNEMRQAAEYLNGAWNKRYDHLLNDHIAAYQKYYDRVRIDLGVTDSVKNPIDMRIRDFKKGDDPQLAALYFQFGRYLLISSSQPGGQPPTLQGIWNDKVRPPWDSKYTININTEMNYWPAEVTNLSELIEPLTRMVQDLSVTGRESAQKMYGARGWMLHHNTDLWRITGVVDGGFPGMWASGGAWLCQPLWQHYLFTGNKKYLQKIYPFIKEAATYFVDQLQEEPEHHWLVVSPSNSPEHAYQKGVSVTAGATMDNQIVFDLFSEVIKASRILGRDKLFADTLQQMRSRLPPMQIGQYGQLQEWIKDWDDSTDHHRHVSHLYGLYPSDQISPFRTPELFEAAKKSLLYRGDESTGWSMAWKINLWARLLDGNHVLKLIGDQLKPTIDEHGRRRGGTYPNMFDAHPPFQIDGNFGYTAGVAEMLLQSHDGFLFMLPALPDRWLNGSVEGLLARGGFKVDVTWRDGKLHKLTIYSALGGNCRIRVYNKLKGANGLFKTAQGKNPNPFYEVPDIKTPLIADKVHLEKVTLQESYFYDFDTKPGEQYTFEGL; via the coding sequence ATGAAAATAAATTTACTGTTTTTAACGGTGCTATTTCTCCTGCCTCTTAGCAGTTTTTCGCAACAGCAATCAGTGCCAGTATATAATGACTATACCCTTTGGTATCGTCAGCCTGCTGAAAACTGGAACGAAGCACTTCCCATCGGCAACGGACGTTTAGGAGCGATGGTTTTTGGTAATCCAGGGGAAGCCAATATTCAGTTAAATGAAGAAACGGTTTGGTCAGGGGGACCGAATAATAACATAAAGCCCGACATGCGGAACGTCATACCCGTTATCCGTAAGTTGCTTTTCGAAAAGAAATACAAGGAAGCACAGGACCTGACCAATAAGATGGTACAAGGTAACTCCAATAATGGCATGGCTTACCAGCCGGTGGGAGATCTTTTAGTCAATTTCCCAGGTCATGAAAAATTTCATGACTATACAAGAGCATTGGATATTTCTAAAGCGGTGGCTTCGGTAAGGTATAAGGTAAGAGATGTTGGATTCAAAAGAGAAATATTTTCTTCTTTCCCCGACCAGGTTATCGTTATGCGCCTTACTGCGGACAAGCCGGGTATGATCACCTGTCAACTCAGGATGAACAGCCCTCAAAAACACCAGGTCAATACCACAAAGAAAAATGAATTAGTGCTTTCAGGTGTTTCCGGTGACCTTGAAGGGCAGGCCGGGAAAGTAAAATTCAGTGCACAGGTCAGGGTTAAAACATCGGGTGGTAAAAATACAGTAACGGATAGCAGCGTTGTCATAAAGGAGGCGGATACTGCTACAATTTATATATCCATAGCCACTAACTTCAGAAGTTATAATGATCTGACGGGTAACGAAATGCGGCAGGCAGCGGAATATTTAAATGGAGCCTGGAATAAAAGGTATGACCATCTGCTCAATGATCACATCGCGGCTTATCAGAAATATTATGACCGTGTACGTATTGATCTTGGTGTAACAGACTCTGTGAAGAATCCAATAGATATGAGGATCCGTGACTTTAAAAAAGGAGACGATCCGCAATTGGCCGCTTTATATTTCCAGTTTGGCAGGTACTTGCTGATAAGCAGTTCACAGCCGGGAGGACAACCGCCTACTTTGCAAGGGATATGGAATGATAAGGTGCGTCCGCCATGGGATAGTAAATACACCATCAACATAAATACAGAAATGAATTATTGGCCGGCAGAAGTGACCAATCTTTCAGAACTGATAGAACCGCTTACACGCATGGTACAGGACCTGTCTGTTACCGGTAGGGAGAGCGCGCAAAAAATGTATGGGGCAAGAGGATGGATGCTGCATCATAATACAGATCTTTGGCGGATCACAGGCGTTGTGGATGGCGGCTTTCCCGGCATGTGGGCATCAGGTGGAGCATGGCTGTGCCAGCCACTTTGGCAACATTATCTCTTTACTGGTAATAAAAAATATTTGCAAAAAATATATCCATTTATAAAAGAAGCCGCCACTTATTTTGTTGATCAACTTCAGGAAGAACCGGAACATCATTGGTTGGTAGTAAGCCCCTCTAATTCTCCGGAACATGCTTATCAAAAAGGGGTTTCTGTTACAGCTGGTGCAACAATGGATAACCAGATTGTATTTGACCTTTTTTCAGAAGTAATCAAAGCCTCCCGTATTTTGGGCAGGGATAAATTGTTTGCCGATACCCTGCAACAAATGCGGTCCCGGTTACCTCCTATGCAGATTGGCCAGTACGGCCAGTTACAGGAATGGATAAAAGATTGGGACGATTCTACCGATCATCACAGGCATGTTTCGCACTTGTATGGGTTATATCCAAGTGATCAGATATCTCCCTTCAGAACACCAGAGTTGTTTGAAGCCGCAAAAAAATCGCTGTTGTATCGGGGGGATGAATCTACCGGCTGGTCTATGGCATGGAAAATAAACCTTTGGGCACGACTGTTAGATGGTAATCATGTATTGAAGCTTATCGGGGATCAGTTAAAACCCACTATCGATGAGCATGGGCGCCGGCGTGGAGGTACTTATCCGAATATGTTCGACGCACATCCTCCATTTCAGATAGACGGTAATTTTGGTTATACTGCGGGGGTGGCGGAAATGCTGTTACAAAGCCATGATGGTTTTTTATTTATGCTGCCCGCGCTACCCGACAGATGGCTAAATGGCAGCGTGGAAGGATTATTGGCAAGGGGTGGATTTAAAGTAGATGTAACCTGGCGAGACGGGAAGCTTCACAAACTGACGATCTATTCAGCGCTGGGTGGAAATTGCAGGATCCGGGTCTATAATAAACTAAAAGGAGCAAATGGGCTATTCAAAACCGCACAGGGAAAGAATCCTAACCCATTTTATGAAGTGCCCGATATTAAAACGCCGTTAATAGCTGATAAGGTACACCTGGAAAAAGTAACACTGCAGGAAAGTTACTTTTACGATTTTGATACAAAACCAGGGGAGCAGTATACTTTTGAGGGCTTGTAA
- a CDS encoding SGNH/GDSL hydrolase family protein: MRKLFLSIFLPILLCLIGERGMGQADPDTYLADIKAELNRKWPDNRTVNLVFHGHSVPAGYANTPYVHRPQAYPFLTFIKLQRHYPYSVANAITTAIGGENSIQGEKRFKSEVLPHKPDVLFIDYALNDRRIGLEKTKEATEKMIRMALRKHIKVILITPSPDLKVDITAVGNILEQYTNQLIVLAEKYHIGLVNSYTAFADLAKSGKDLHSYMAQYNHPNEKGHEVIANEIMKWFE, translated from the coding sequence ATGAGAAAACTATTTCTTTCTATTTTTCTTCCTATTCTCCTGTGTTTAATAGGAGAGAGGGGGATGGGACAAGCTGATCCGGATACTTACCTGGCCGATATTAAAGCGGAGCTGAATAGAAAATGGCCCGACAATCGCACAGTCAATTTAGTGTTTCACGGGCACTCTGTTCCGGCAGGATATGCGAACACGCCGTATGTACACAGGCCGCAGGCGTATCCGTTTCTTACGTTTATTAAATTACAAAGACATTATCCTTATTCGGTTGCCAATGCTATCACCACCGCTATTGGTGGGGAAAATTCAATACAAGGTGAAAAGCGCTTTAAAAGCGAGGTCTTACCACATAAGCCTGACGTACTTTTTATTGACTATGCATTGAATGACAGAAGAATCGGCCTGGAAAAAACAAAAGAGGCAACTGAAAAGATGATAAGAATGGCATTGAGAAAACATATCAAAGTAATATTGATCACCCCCTCTCCTGACTTGAAGGTAGACATCACTGCGGTTGGCAATATATTGGAACAATATACCAACCAGTTGATTGTACTGGCAGAGAAATATCATATTGGGTTGGTAAACAGCTATACAGCATTTGCAGACCTTGCGAAATCAGGTAAAGATCTGCATAGCTATATGGCGCAATATAATCATCCTAATGAGAAAGGACATGAAGTTATTGCCAACGAAATCATGAAATGGTTTGAATAA
- a CDS encoding SGNH/GDSL hydrolase family protein has protein sequence MKKQCCLFVLITMLSVQVALCQQITSYKWWNPVESSFPVIQGQAWPKEVAQFYDRLPARAQEKVSPSVWYQSQESTGLMIRFYSRSPEIRVRYTVSRELSKAHMPDTGMSGLDLYAMNRSGQWEWSSGKCNFGDTIEYQYSSLKHDFFREYHLYLPHHNQVKWLEIGVPENAQLTPLPVSQDKPIVVYGTSITQGLAAPRSGLTWTAILERRLQTPVINLGFAGSGRLDESVMNLMGELDAKIYVLDYFPNLLGQEEAIKTSLIAAVKILRQKRPGVPVLIVAHAVSLNRARQGQYLKTNEAFQEAFEQLKASGVKNIFYLSADSIGIKEENLAIDGVHPKVSGMELYGAAYEKVIRRILREPAGKYTTTQPCRQFRDRSYNWNERHENLLRANKENPPEIILLGNSIVQHWGGKLDKTIHRGENSWEKYFVPLGVHNFGFGGDCIENILWRVYHGELEGYHAKQVVIMAGTNNIGINSDEEIIAGLKLLLQGVKERQPSARLLMVGILPRRGKEERVADLDKQINELCVNENIPYINPGKLLLDTSGKIQESLFADGLHPGAEGYQILTKAVLPHLLTIGK, from the coding sequence ATGAAGAAACAATGTTGTCTTTTTGTGCTGATAACCATGCTGTCAGTACAAGTAGCTCTTTGCCAGCAAATCACGTCATATAAATGGTGGAATCCGGTGGAGAGTAGTTTTCCGGTGATCCAGGGGCAGGCATGGCCGAAAGAGGTGGCGCAATTTTATGATCGCTTACCAGCGAGGGCACAAGAAAAGGTGAGCCCGTCTGTATGGTATCAATCTCAGGAATCCACCGGTTTAATGATCAGGTTTTATTCCCGGTCACCGGAGATACGTGTGCGTTACACTGTATCACGTGAGCTAAGCAAGGCGCATATGCCGGATACAGGCATGAGCGGCCTTGATTTGTATGCCATGAATAGAAGCGGACAATGGGAATGGAGTTCTGGTAAATGCAATTTTGGTGATACTATCGAGTACCAGTATTCCTCATTGAAACATGATTTTTTTCGGGAGTATCATCTGTACCTGCCGCACCACAACCAGGTAAAATGGCTGGAGATCGGTGTGCCGGAAAATGCACAGCTAACACCCTTACCGGTAAGCCAGGATAAGCCAATCGTTGTTTATGGTACCTCTATTACCCAGGGCCTAGCTGCTCCAAGGTCAGGTCTGACCTGGACCGCTATTTTGGAACGCAGACTTCAAACACCGGTGATCAATCTTGGGTTTGCAGGATCTGGTAGACTGGATGAATCCGTGATGAATCTGATGGGAGAGCTGGACGCTAAAATTTATGTGTTGGATTATTTTCCTAACCTGTTGGGTCAGGAAGAGGCAATCAAAACCAGTCTCATCGCCGCCGTGAAAATATTGCGGCAAAAACGCCCTGGAGTGCCGGTATTGATCGTAGCGCATGCTGTTTCATTGAATAGAGCCCGGCAGGGGCAATACCTAAAGACCAATGAAGCATTCCAGGAAGCTTTTGAACAATTGAAAGCATCCGGGGTGAAAAATATTTTCTATTTATCCGCAGATTCCATTGGAATAAAGGAGGAGAACCTGGCCATAGATGGGGTACATCCGAAGGTAAGCGGAATGGAATTGTATGGAGCAGCTTATGAAAAAGTGATCCGCCGGATCTTACGTGAACCGGCAGGGAAATATACAACAACGCAACCGTGCAGGCAGTTTAGAGATAGGAGCTATAACTGGAATGAACGCCACGAGAATTTACTCCGGGCAAATAAGGAGAATCCACCGGAGATCATATTATTAGGCAATTCTATTGTTCAGCACTGGGGCGGAAAACTGGATAAGACCATTCACCGCGGAGAGAATTCCTGGGAAAAATATTTCGTTCCCCTGGGCGTACATAATTTTGGCTTCGGAGGTGATTGCATTGAAAACATACTATGGCGTGTTTATCATGGTGAGCTGGAAGGCTACCATGCAAAACAGGTGGTTATCATGGCCGGTACCAATAATATCGGCATCAATTCGGACGAAGAGATTATTGCAGGTCTAAAGTTATTGCTTCAAGGGGTGAAGGAAAGGCAACCTTCAGCCAGGTTGCTGATGGTGGGTATATTACCACGACGTGGAAAAGAGGAAAGGGTGGCGGATCTTGATAAGCAAATCAACGAGCTATGTGTTAATGAAAACATTCCTTATATAAATCCGGGCAAACTTCTATTGGATACTTCAGGAAAAATTCAGGAATCACTTTTTGCAGATGGATTGCATCCTGGTGCGGAAGGGTATCAAATTCTGACAAAGGCAGTACTGCCCCATTTGCTGACTATCGGGAAATAA
- a CDS encoding sulfatase-like hydrolase/transferase — translation MKKTFFVAMLFGVAVAGNKIGLQAQTRVADKPNILFILTDDQTFNTIHALGNKEIVTPNMDKLVKEGTTFTQAHIMGGLTGAICSPSRNMILTSRSLFRLHKAGAYIPASDTTFPELFRVNGYTTFETGKWHQDKASFKRSFSTAENIFFGGMYPPDAGGQYRPHLHHYDSSGQYDEPFWGDDFSSVYFADAAVDFLKSQQHQQQPFLMYVAFTSPHDPRTAPTWYGHNYHTDDISLPANYLPVHPFDNGELYIRDEMLLPVPRTKETVKREIAKYYAMISEVDYQIGRILNELKQTGRDKNTVIVFAGDNGLAVGQHGLLGKQNPYESAIRVPLVFAGPGIPKDKRVNAYVYLNDIYPTLCDMTQIPVPATVEGMSLKTAFDKGFFKGRDQVFFAYSNLQRAVVKEGFKLACYNVNGQHPIQLFDLNKDPWEMHNLANEQQYQNKVKSMTSLLSVSMKRLGDFCDLDKAGWGYPVKMTSMEVTNVLP, via the coding sequence ATGAAGAAAACGTTTTTCGTTGCTATGCTTTTTGGAGTAGCTGTTGCGGGTAATAAAATAGGGCTGCAAGCGCAGACCCGTGTTGCTGATAAGCCAAATATTCTTTTCATATTAACCGATGATCAGACTTTTAATACTATTCATGCCCTGGGAAACAAGGAAATAGTAACCCCTAACATGGATAAGCTGGTAAAAGAAGGGACCACTTTTACCCAGGCGCATATCATGGGAGGATTAACAGGAGCCATATGCAGCCCTAGCAGGAATATGATCCTCACCAGCAGAAGCTTGTTCCGGTTGCATAAAGCAGGAGCATATATTCCGGCATCAGATACTACCTTCCCTGAATTATTCCGTGTTAATGGCTATACTACCTTTGAGACAGGAAAATGGCACCAGGATAAAGCGTCTTTTAAACGATCCTTTTCCACCGCGGAAAATATTTTTTTCGGCGGAATGTATCCACCTGATGCCGGTGGACAATACCGTCCTCACCTGCATCATTACGATAGTAGCGGGCAATATGATGAACCGTTTTGGGGAGATGATTTTTCTTCCGTTTATTTTGCAGATGCCGCCGTTGATTTTTTGAAAAGCCAGCAACACCAACAACAGCCTTTCCTGATGTATGTGGCTTTCACTTCACCGCATGATCCACGGACGGCTCCTACCTGGTATGGCCATAATTACCATACTGACGACATTTCATTACCGGCTAACTACTTACCTGTACACCCTTTCGATAATGGGGAATTGTATATAAGAGATGAAATGCTTTTACCTGTTCCAAGAACAAAAGAAACGGTAAAAAGAGAGATCGCAAAATATTATGCCATGATCAGTGAAGTAGATTATCAGATAGGCAGAATCCTGAACGAATTAAAACAAACTGGGAGAGATAAGAATACGGTGATCGTTTTTGCAGGCGATAATGGTTTGGCTGTGGGGCAACATGGGCTGCTGGGGAAACAAAACCCTTATGAATCTGCTATACGTGTACCATTGGTATTCGCAGGTCCGGGGATACCGAAAGACAAGCGGGTAAATGCATATGTTTATTTAAATGATATTTATCCCACTTTATGCGATATGACCCAGATACCTGTACCGGCAACTGTAGAAGGAATGTCTCTGAAAACAGCCTTTGATAAAGGATTTTTTAAAGGACGCGACCAGGTATTCTTTGCTTATTCAAACCTGCAACGTGCTGTTGTGAAAGAGGGTTTCAAACTCGCATGTTACAATGTGAATGGGCAACATCCGATACAACTTTTTGATCTTAATAAAGATCCGTGGGAAATGCATAACCTGGCAAATGAGCAACAATATCAAAATAAGGTAAAATCTATGACATCCCTGTTATCTGTATCGATGAAGCGGTTGGGTGATTTTTGTGATCTGGACAAAGCCGGATGGGGATATCCTGTAAAGATGACATCTATGGAGGTCACAAATGTACTGCCGTAA
- a CDS encoding sulfatase family protein gives MKRSFLFSRLAALVLAGATTHCVAQQNTSRPNIVIIYMDDMGYGDVAAYGGIDYITPNIDKLTATGMRFTNFYSAQPICSASRAAILTGCYPNRIGIHDALFPNSNIGLSDQEETIASMLKKRGYFTGIVGKWHLGDAQKFLPLQHGFDYYFGLPYSNDMWPVDYDGKPFNDTTKWRGRFPPLPVIEGNYPIRYVHTMQDQSMLTTWYTQKAVSFISQHKHQPFFLYLAHSMVHVPLAVSDKFKGKSKQGLFGDVMMEIDWSVGEVMKVLKENGLEKNTLFIFTADNGPWLVFGNHAGSAGGLREGKGTTWDGGQKEPAIMSWPGVIPAGTVCNKLAANIDILPTLATITGAPLPSRKIDGIDFLSLLKGDENANPRDHLYYYINKNSLEAVRQGPWKLVLPHRYPSFVGGVPGKDAWPGKARTDSTDLALYDLRRDPGERYDVKEQNPDVVKRLQKLVEQAREDLGDDRTNRPGKNRRSPGKL, from the coding sequence ATGAAAAGATCATTTTTATTTAGCAGATTGGCGGCCCTTGTTCTTGCCGGGGCTACTACTCATTGTGTTGCCCAACAAAATACATCACGGCCTAACATTGTCATTATTTATATGGACGATATGGGCTATGGCGATGTAGCTGCTTATGGTGGAATTGATTATATCACTCCCAACATAGATAAGCTGACAGCAACGGGAATGCGCTTTACCAATTTTTATTCAGCGCAACCTATCTGCAGTGCCTCCAGAGCGGCTATCCTGACAGGATGTTATCCCAATCGTATCGGCATTCATGATGCCTTGTTTCCTAATTCCAATATCGGGCTGAGTGATCAGGAAGAAACCATTGCCAGTATGTTGAAGAAGAGGGGATATTTCACAGGTATTGTTGGTAAATGGCACCTGGGAGATGCACAAAAGTTCCTGCCCTTGCAACATGGTTTCGACTATTATTTCGGATTACCATATTCTAATGATATGTGGCCTGTAGATTATGATGGGAAACCTTTTAATGATACTACCAAGTGGAGAGGACGTTTTCCGCCGCTTCCTGTCATAGAAGGAAACTATCCAATCCGTTACGTCCATACTATGCAGGACCAGAGTATGCTTACCACCTGGTATACGCAAAAGGCTGTCAGTTTTATAAGTCAGCATAAGCACCAACCTTTCTTTCTTTATCTGGCGCATTCTATGGTGCATGTGCCGCTCGCGGTATCTGATAAGTTCAAAGGAAAAAGTAAACAGGGATTGTTTGGTGATGTAATGATGGAAATAGACTGGTCAGTAGGAGAAGTAATGAAAGTATTGAAAGAAAATGGACTGGAAAAAAACACCTTATTTATTTTTACCGCTGATAATGGTCCCTGGCTGGTTTTTGGCAACCATGCCGGTTCAGCAGGCGGTTTGAGGGAAGGCAAAGGTACTACCTGGGATGGCGGGCAGAAGGAACCTGCTATTATGAGTTGGCCGGGTGTAATCCCCGCAGGTACTGTTTGTAATAAGCTGGCTGCGAATATAGATATCCTGCCTACTCTGGCTACCATAACCGGTGCTCCGTTACCTTCCCGTAAAATTGACGGTATTGATTTTTTATCCTTATTAAAGGGCGACGAAAATGCAAACCCGCGTGATCATTTATATTATTATATCAATAAGAACAGCCTGGAAGCTGTAAGACAAGGTCCCTGGAAATTAGTATTACCACATCGCTATCCATCTTTTGTAGGCGGAGTGCCGGGGAAGGATGCATGGCCGGGAAAAGCACGTACAGATTCCACAGATCTCGCACTGTATGATCTGCGTCGCGATCCGGGAGAAAGATATGATGTGAAAGAACAAAATCCCGATGTTGTAAAACGATTACAGAAACTGGTAGAACAGGCGCGTGAAGATTTGGGAGACGATCGTACTAACAGGCCGGGAAAAAACAGACGATCCCCCGGAAAGCTATAA